In the Glycine max cultivar Williams 82 chromosome 6, Glycine_max_v4.0, whole genome shotgun sequence genome, AAGAAGAACCCTCTCCCACCCCAAAACACGACAAAAACTTGTTCCTCCCATGAATTATGAAACTTGcttcctctctcttttttctttttcataacaAGTGTATTATTTTCCCGAGCTAAAACTAAAGAGAAAAACCTCTTGTGAAACTGAAAATTGAAGGAACTGATTTTTCTATacacaaaaatccaaaaatcGAACTCctaattatacattttaatcGAACAAACGGAATATGAAATATTAAACAGATGAAAAGATCGATAAGAAAAATCCGTAGACAAAGCGAATAATAAATAACGATGGTAATATTAATAATGGTAGTCTGAGTGTGAGAGGGAAGCGAAAGAACAAGATCTCCCAGAAGTCACTATCAACATGATCTGATCTCCCaccactcactcactcactaatgatgataataataaaaacaaaatgtttaGTGTCTTTAAACAAACTCTCGTACTCCAATATTTATACTACTAATAAACAATAATGGTAAAATAAAACCCTAACTACCGGATCTACATCATCAAAGCGGCCGCGGCGGCGAATGCAACGGCGGCGACAGATCCGGAGGCGGAGACTCTGCGGAGGTGGGCGTGGCTGCTGGGGCCAAGAGCGGTGGGGGCGTCGGCGGGTCCGTCGCTGACTACGGCGGGGCCGGAGGCGACGGGGGAGTCGGAGGGAGACACGGGGGCGGGAGGAGAGTCGGTGGGGGAGTTAGAAGGAGAGGAAGCGGTGGGgccggaggaggaggaggaggaaggggTGGGGGACGGAGGAGAAGAGGCCGGAGCGGTCTTTGAAACGGGAGCAGGAGCGGGTGGAGGAGGGGTGGAGGTGGTGGGTGGGGGAGCGGAGGAGGTGGTTGGAGGAGAGGCTTTGGGAGCGGCAGCCTGTGGTGGCGACGGCGAGGCTTTGGGAGTTGCGGCGGGGGAAGCTGAAGGGGATTGGGCGAGAGAGGAGGTAGCGAGTa is a window encoding:
- the LOC102661941 gene encoding classical arabinogalactan protein 4; the encoded protein is MANTSFFFFFMLLATSSLAQSPSASPAATPKASPSPPQAAAPKASPPTTSSAPPPTTSTPPPPAPAPVSKTAPASSPPSPTPSSSSSSGPTASSPSNSPTDSPPAPVSPSDSPVASGPAVVSDGPADAPTALGPSSHAHLRRVSASGSVAAVAFAAAAALMM